The following proteins are encoded in a genomic region of Bacillus horti:
- the citZ gene encoding citrate synthase codes for MSSRGLEGVVAAESSISSIIDGVLTYRGIDIDDLADNASFEEVIYLLWHGKLPTQSELDQLKKDLATNASIPQEVIDQIRLYPKGIHPMAALRTAVSALGLYDQEADIMAEDINFQKAIRLQAKIGTIVTAFARIREGKEPVSPNTELGFAANFVYMLTGESPSDIAVDAFNKALVLHADHEFNASTFTARVTVATLSDMYSGITSAIGALKGPLHGGANEQVMAMLEEIGETEKAEEYIQNALNNKEKIMGFGHRVYKDGDPRAKHLREMSKRLTQITGEPKWYEMSVKIHDLVEGQKGLKPNVDFYSASVYYSLGVARDLFTPIFAVSRASGWIAHILEQYANNRLIRPRADYVGPQKQEYVPIEKRA; via the coding sequence GTGAGTTCTCGCGGCTTAGAAGGAGTAGTTGCTGCTGAATCATCAATTAGTTCTATTATTGATGGAGTACTAACCTATCGAGGGATCGATATCGACGACCTTGCTGATAACGCTAGCTTTGAAGAGGTTATTTATCTGCTTTGGCATGGTAAGCTACCCACTCAAAGTGAGCTTGATCAATTAAAGAAGGACTTAGCTACGAATGCTTCAATTCCACAGGAAGTAATTGATCAAATTCGCTTGTATCCAAAAGGAATCCATCCAATGGCTGCGCTTAGAACGGCCGTATCTGCGTTAGGCTTATATGACCAGGAAGCAGATATCATGGCAGAGGATATTAATTTTCAAAAGGCGATTCGTCTACAAGCAAAGATTGGTACAATTGTTACCGCCTTTGCCCGAATAAGAGAAGGAAAAGAGCCTGTAAGTCCAAATACTGAATTAGGCTTCGCAGCGAATTTTGTTTATATGTTAACAGGTGAAAGTCCATCTGATATTGCTGTTGATGCTTTTAATAAAGCGTTAGTGTTACATGCTGATCACGAGTTTAACGCGTCTACGTTTACAGCTCGTGTAACAGTTGCCACATTATCCGATATGTACTCTGGAATTACTTCAGCGATTGGTGCCCTTAAAGGTCCTCTGCACGGTGGGGCTAATGAACAGGTTATGGCTATGCTAGAGGAAATCGGAGAAACTGAAAAAGCAGAGGAATATATTCAGAACGCTCTAAACAATAAAGAAAAGATTATGGGCTTCGGTCACCGTGTGTACAAGGATGGAGATCCGAGAGCTAAGCATCTTAGAGAAATGTCTAAGCGCCTAACTCAAATTACAGGTGAGCCTAAATGGTATGAAATGTCCGTGAAAATCCATGATCTTGTAGAAGGACAAAAAGGATTAAAGCCAAATGTAGACTTCTATTCAGCATCTGTATATTACAGCTTAGGGGTAGCTAGAGATCTATTTACACCTATTTTTGCTGTTTCACGTGCGTCAGGCTGGATTGCTCATATTTTAGAGCAATATGCAAACAATCGCCTGATTCGTCCTCGTGCTGACTATGTTGGACCTCAAAAGCAAGAGTATGTTCCAATTGAAAAGCGCGCATAG
- the pstB gene encoding phosphate ABC transporter ATP-binding protein PstB, with amino-acid sequence MVDIREEQTQEAVAKRSDFIIKTDALNLYYGDFQALIDINMDMKQNKVTALIGPSGCGKSTFLRTINRMNDLIEGVRIEGSIKLRGDSIYDPKLDVAELRKNVGMVFQRPNPFPLSIYDNVAYGPRIHGIKNKKKLDEIVEQSLRYAVLWDEVKDRLNTSALGLSGGQQQRLVIARVLAVEPEVILMDEPASALDPISTSKLEELIIELKSKYSIVIVTHNMQQAARVSDDTGFFLNGRLVEFDQTDKIFTNPAKKETDDYISGRFG; translated from the coding sequence ATGGTGGATATAAGAGAAGAGCAAACTCAAGAAGCAGTGGCTAAGCGCAGTGATTTTATTATCAAAACAGATGCCCTTAACTTATATTATGGGGATTTTCAAGCACTAATCGATATCAATATGGATATGAAGCAAAATAAGGTGACAGCGTTGATTGGACCATCGGGCTGCGGTAAATCTACCTTTTTAAGAACGATTAATCGAATGAACGATTTAATTGAAGGGGTAAGAATTGAAGGAAGCATTAAGCTTAGGGGTGATTCCATTTACGATCCAAAGCTTGATGTTGCAGAATTACGTAAAAATGTAGGTATGGTTTTCCAACGACCGAATCCGTTCCCTTTATCAATTTATGATAATGTAGCGTATGGACCTCGTATTCATGGAATAAAGAATAAGAAAAAGCTTGATGAGATCGTGGAACAAAGTCTTCGTTATGCCGTTTTATGGGATGAAGTCAAAGATCGTTTAAATACATCAGCATTAGGGCTATCAGGTGGTCAGCAGCAAAGACTAGTTATTGCCCGAGTTTTAGCTGTTGAACCTGAGGTCATTCTGATGGATGAGCCTGCTTCTGCGTTAGATCCTATTTCAACGTCTAAGCTAGAGGAACTCATTATTGAGCTAAAGAGTAAATATTCTATTGTTATTGTCACTCATAATATGCAACAGGCTGCAAGGGTTTCTGATGATACAGGCTTTTTCCTAAATGGAAGACTTGTGGAGTTTGATCAAACGGACAAGATTTTTACTAACCCAGCCAAAAAGGAAACGGATGATTACATCTCAGGTCGGTTCGGATAA
- a CDS encoding response regulator transcription factor: MSQKILVVDDEESIVTLLQFNLEQAGFRVVAAYDGQEALRLAKEERPELIVLDIMLPEISGIDVCKKLRQEQVHIPILMLTAKDDEFDKVLGLELGADDYLTKPFSPREVTARVKAILRRTHMSQTEKISDQVIAIGQLEIHPEQYEAFFDQKPIELTPKEFELLVYMAKNAGRVMTREQLLNAIWNYDFVGDTRIVDVHISHLRDKIKANYIKTVRGLGYKIEGPDRRE; the protein is encoded by the coding sequence ATGAGCCAAAAAATATTAGTAGTCGATGATGAAGAATCCATTGTGACCTTATTGCAGTTTAATTTAGAGCAAGCTGGCTTTAGAGTTGTAGCGGCGTATGATGGTCAAGAGGCTCTAAGGTTAGCCAAGGAGGAGCGCCCTGAATTAATTGTATTAGATATTATGTTGCCTGAAATAAGTGGGATAGACGTATGCAAGAAGCTAAGGCAGGAACAGGTTCATATCCCTATCCTCATGCTAACAGCGAAGGATGATGAATTCGACAAAGTGTTAGGTCTAGAGCTTGGAGCAGATGATTATCTAACAAAACCTTTCAGTCCTAGAGAGGTGACGGCTAGGGTAAAGGCGATCTTAAGACGGACTCATATGAGTCAAACAGAAAAGATTTCAGACCAAGTCATAGCTATTGGCCAGCTTGAAATTCATCCAGAGCAATATGAAGCTTTCTTTGACCAAAAACCAATTGAATTAACACCAAAGGAATTCGAATTGCTCGTATATATGGCTAAAAACGCAGGAAGAGTAATGACACGTGAGCAGTTACTCAATGCGATTTGGAATTATGATTTTGTTGGTGATACACGAATTGTAGACGTGCATATCTCACATTTGAGAGATAAGATTAAAGCGAATTATATTAAAACGGTAAGAGGGCTAGGCTATAAAATTGAAGGGCCAGACAGACGTGAATAA
- the pstB gene encoding phosphate ABC transporter ATP-binding protein PstB, translating into MSQSKLATESLNVYYGQNHAIKGVDLSFPRNTVTALIGPSGCGKSTYLRCLNRMNDLIPNAKVEGQILLDGNNINEQKVNVGQLRKRIGMVFQRPNPFSKSIFENVAYGPRHHGVSSKAKLNEIVEESLRKAALWDEVKDRIHRSALALSGGQQQRLCIARALSMSPEILLLDEPASALDPISTGKIEELIVELKKEYTLIIVTHNMQQAARISDSTAFFYVGEVVEHGDTNQIFTTPKQQQTEDYVTGRFG; encoded by the coding sequence ATGAGTCAGTCTAAATTAGCAACAGAGAGCTTAAATGTTTATTACGGGCAAAATCATGCAATTAAAGGGGTAGATCTTTCCTTTCCAAGAAACACTGTTACAGCATTAATCGGACCATCAGGATGTGGAAAATCAACATACCTTCGCTGTTTAAATAGAATGAATGATTTGATTCCAAACGCTAAAGTTGAGGGTCAAATCCTTTTAGATGGAAACAATATCAATGAACAAAAAGTGAATGTAGGACAGTTAAGAAAAAGGATAGGCATGGTGTTCCAACGTCCAAACCCATTTTCAAAATCTATTTTTGAAAACGTAGCTTATGGTCCAAGGCATCACGGTGTATCAAGTAAGGCAAAGCTTAATGAAATTGTTGAGGAAAGCTTACGTAAGGCCGCTCTATGGGATGAGGTTAAAGACCGCATACACCGATCAGCTCTTGCTCTTTCTGGTGGTCAACAGCAACGTTTATGTATTGCTAGAGCCCTATCAATGAGCCCCGAGATCCTTTTACTGGATGAACCAGCTTCAGCGTTGGATCCGATCTCAACAGGGAAAATTGAAGAACTAATTGTTGAATTGAAGAAGGAGTATACTTTAATTATTGTTACCCATAATATGCAGCAGGCTGCACGTATTTCTGATTCTACTGCGTTTTTCTATGTAGGAGAGGTCGTTGAGCATGGAGACACGAACCAAATTTTCACGACTCCAAAGCAGCAGCAGACTGAGGATTATGTGACAGGTAGATTCGGTTAA
- the pstC gene encoding phosphate ABC transporter permease subunit PstC — protein MSTNQDLNYFPIKQRFKEGFGKYATLVCAAILLVLILSITIFISYRGISTFLVNGVSLGQFFTTTTWSGYTNPPSFGALGFITSSFYVTILAAIISAPLGIGAAVFMTEIAPKFGQRILQPVIELLVGIPSVVYGFIGLTLLVPFIRNNFPGTGFSILAGSIVLSVMILPTITSLSADALRALPRELREASYALGATRFQTIYKILLKTALPGLLTAVILGMARAFGEALAVQMVIGNVTSIPSSLFDPAGTLTSIITLNMGNTVFGSVENNALWSLGLILLFMTYFFIILIRFLGKRRQYS, from the coding sequence ATTTCAACAAATCAAGATTTAAATTATTTCCCGATAAAGCAACGCTTTAAAGAAGGTTTTGGTAAATACGCCACACTAGTGTGTGCTGCGATTCTTTTAGTATTAATTTTATCCATTACTATTTTTATTAGTTATAGAGGGATAAGTACCTTTTTAGTTAATGGTGTTTCCTTAGGGCAATTCTTTACGACCACAACTTGGTCAGGCTATACGAATCCACCAAGCTTCGGAGCTTTAGGGTTTATCACATCCTCGTTTTACGTAACGATTTTGGCTGCTATAATTAGTGCTCCATTAGGAATCGGAGCAGCTGTATTTATGACAGAAATCGCGCCTAAATTCGGGCAACGAATCCTACAGCCGGTTATTGAATTATTAGTAGGAATTCCATCCGTTGTTTATGGATTTATTGGGTTAACCTTATTAGTACCGTTTATTCGAAATAATTTTCCGGGTACAGGCTTTAGTATCCTTGCGGGCTCTATTGTCCTATCAGTTATGATTCTACCTACAATTACGAGCTTATCAGCAGATGCTTTGCGAGCATTGCCAAGAGAGCTAAGAGAGGCTTCTTATGCTTTAGGGGCTACTAGATTTCAAACGATATATAAAATCCTACTGAAGACAGCTCTACCAGGCTTACTTACTGCCGTTATTTTAGGGATGGCTAGAGCTTTTGGTGAGGCCTTAGCTGTACAGATGGTAATCGGGAATGTAACAAGTATTCCATCTAGCCTTTTTGATCCTGCGGGAACTCTAACAAGTATTATTACTTTAAATATGGGGAACACCGTCTTTGGATCAGTTGAAAACAATGCACTTTGGTCATTGGGACTTATCTTGTTATTTATGACATATTTCTTTATTATTCTCATTCGCTTTTTGGGTAAAAGGAGGCAGTATTCATGA
- the mdh gene encoding malate dehydrogenase has product MAIKRRKISVIGSGFTGATTALMLGQKELGDVVLVDIPQMENPTKGKALDMLEASPVQGFDSNIVGTSDFADTADSDIVVITAGIARKPGMSRDDLVNTNAGIMKSVTEQVVKYSPESIIIVLTNPVDAMTYTVYKASGFPKHRVIGQSGVLDTARFRTFVAQELNVSVEDVTGFVLGGHGDDMVPLVRYSYAGGIPLEKLIPKDRLDAIVDRTRKGGGEIVNLLGNGSAYYAPAASIVQMVEAILKDKKRILPSIAFLEGEYGYDGLYLGVPTILGGAGIEKVIELELTAEEKQQLDQSADSVRNVMKVLG; this is encoded by the coding sequence GTGGCTATTAAACGTCGTAAAATTTCTGTCATTGGTAGTGGTTTTACAGGAGCTACAACAGCTTTAATGCTTGGTCAAAAAGAGCTTGGAGATGTTGTACTAGTAGATATTCCACAGATGGAGAACCCTACAAAAGGGAAAGCTTTAGACATGCTTGAAGCAAGCCCCGTTCAGGGATTTGACTCCAATATTGTGGGGACAAGTGACTTTGCTGATACAGCTGATTCTGATATTGTTGTCATTACAGCAGGAATTGCTCGTAAGCCTGGCATGAGTCGTGACGATTTGGTCAACACAAATGCTGGGATTATGAAATCTGTGACAGAGCAAGTTGTGAAATACTCTCCAGAGAGCATTATCATTGTATTAACAAACCCTGTGGATGCGATGACATACACGGTTTACAAAGCATCAGGCTTCCCTAAACATCGTGTTATCGGTCAATCAGGTGTTCTTGATACAGCGCGCTTCCGTACCTTTGTTGCTCAAGAGCTGAACGTTTCGGTTGAAGATGTAACTGGTTTTGTTTTAGGTGGTCATGGAGATGACATGGTACCACTTGTTCGTTACTCCTATGCTGGTGGTATTCCTTTAGAAAAGCTGATTCCAAAGGATCGTTTAGATGCGATTGTAGATCGTACACGTAAGGGTGGCGGCGAAATCGTAAACCTACTAGGCAACGGTAGTGCATACTATGCACCGGCAGCTTCCATCGTACAAATGGTAGAGGCGATTCTGAAGGATAAGAAAAGAATTCTTCCATCCATCGCTTTCCTAGAAGGGGAATACGGCTACGATGGATTATACCTAGGAGTACCAACTATTCTTGGTGGTGCAGGCATTGAAAAAGTAATAGAGCTTGAGCTTACAGCTGAAGAAAAGCAGCAGCTAGACCAATCAGCTGATTCAGTAAGAAATGTGATGAAGGTATTGGGATAA
- a CDS encoding phosphate ABC transporter substrate-binding protein, protein MKKNVKSMGLLVLLGLLLVFAAACGNSDSNTGNENPPATQDEETPEQENNEDANTEEDEEATVSGSITAVGSSAIQPLVEAAAHEFMGTNPDARIQVEGGGSGTGLSQVDQGGADIGNSDIFAEEKEDIDAASLVDHRVAIVGMGATAHPEVGVDNVTQQELIDIFTGKITNWSEIGGADVDITLVNRPESSGTRATFYKFALNENQEAEGITQDSSGTVRQIISETPGAIGYLAFSYYNDSVLPLKLDGVEQTDENVANGTYPVWAYMHMYTKGEPDGLAKAFLDYMSSDAVVSIIQEQGYIAESTMQIERDAEGNVSDK, encoded by the coding sequence ATGAAAAAGAACGTTAAGTCAATGGGATTGTTAGTACTTTTAGGATTGTTGCTTGTTTTTGCAGCAGCTTGTGGAAATTCAGACAGCAACACTGGTAATGAGAATCCACCTGCAACTCAAGATGAAGAAACTCCAGAACAAGAAAATAATGAAGATGCTAACACAGAAGAAGATGAAGAAGCTACAGTTTCTGGTTCAATCACGGCAGTCGGTTCATCTGCTATCCAACCATTAGTTGAAGCAGCAGCACATGAATTTATGGGCACTAACCCAGATGCACGTATCCAGGTTGAAGGTGGAGGAAGTGGTACAGGACTTAGCCAAGTAGACCAAGGTGGAGCTGATATTGGAAACTCAGATATCTTTGCTGAAGAAAAAGAAGATATTGACGCAGCTTCTCTAGTGGATCATCGTGTAGCTATCGTAGGTATGGGAGCTACTGCACATCCAGAAGTTGGTGTAGATAACGTAACACAACAAGAGCTTATTGATATCTTTACTGGAAAAATCACGAATTGGAGCGAGATTGGTGGAGCAGACGTTGACATTACATTAGTTAACCGTCCTGAAAGCTCTGGTACTCGTGCAACATTCTATAAATTTGCTTTAAATGAAAACCAAGAAGCTGAAGGAATCACTCAAGATTCTTCAGGTACTGTTAGACAGATTATTTCTGAAACACCTGGTGCTATTGGATACCTAGCTTTCTCTTACTACAATGATTCAGTATTACCACTTAAATTAGATGGCGTAGAACAAACAGATGAGAACGTGGCAAACGGAACATATCCAGTTTGGGCATATATGCACATGTATACAAAAGGTGAGCCAGATGGATTAGCGAAAGCATTCTTAGATTACATGAGCTCTGATGCTGTTGTTTCAATCATTCAAGAGCAAGGTTATATTGCTGAAAGCACAATGCAAATTGAGCGTGACGCAGAAGGAAATGTATCAGATAAATAA
- the icd gene encoding NADP-dependent isocitrate dehydrogenase — protein MPDFKEFSLPTSGEKITVDQNGNLQVPNNPIVPFIEGDGTGPDIWAAASRVLDAAVEKAYNGEKKIAWYEVFAGEKAYNTYNSWLPEDTLTAIREYLIAIKGPLTTPIGGGIRSLNVALRQELDLYVCLRPVRYFEGVPSPVRHPELVDMVIFRENTEDIYAGVEWQSGTDDVKKILKFLQEEMGVKKIRFPETSGIGIKPVSVEGTERLVRSAIEYALTHKRKSVTLVHKGNIMKFTEGAFKNWGYELAEREYGDKVFTWAEYDRIVEAQGTDAANKAQADAEAAGKIIVKDSIADIFLQQILTRPAEFDVVATMNLNGDYISDALAAQVGGIGIAPGANINYVTGHAIFEATHGTAPKYAGLDKVNPSSVLLSGELLLRHLGWDEAADKIMASIEKTIASKVVTYDFARLMDGATEVKCSEFADELIKNL, from the coding sequence ATGCCAGATTTTAAAGAATTCAGCTTACCTACTTCAGGTGAGAAAATCACTGTGGATCAAAACGGAAATTTACAAGTTCCTAATAACCCTATCGTTCCTTTTATCGAAGGGGATGGGACAGGCCCAGACATTTGGGCAGCGGCTTCAAGAGTCCTAGATGCTGCGGTAGAAAAAGCATATAACGGTGAGAAAAAGATTGCTTGGTATGAAGTATTTGCAGGAGAAAAGGCGTACAATACGTATAATTCTTGGCTTCCAGAGGATACGTTAACAGCTATTCGTGAATATTTAATCGCCATTAAAGGTCCATTAACAACTCCAATTGGTGGTGGAATTCGCTCTCTTAATGTAGCATTACGTCAAGAACTAGACCTATATGTTTGCTTACGTCCAGTTCGTTATTTTGAAGGAGTTCCTTCTCCAGTGCGTCATCCTGAGCTTGTTGACATGGTTATTTTCCGTGAAAACACAGAGGATATCTATGCAGGAGTAGAATGGCAATCTGGTACAGATGATGTGAAGAAGATCTTAAAATTCTTACAGGAAGAAATGGGTGTTAAAAAGATTCGTTTCCCTGAAACGTCTGGTATCGGGATCAAGCCGGTTTCTGTTGAAGGAACAGAGCGATTAGTTCGTTCTGCTATTGAGTATGCTCTTACTCACAAACGTAAAAGCGTAACATTAGTGCACAAAGGAAACATTATGAAATTTACAGAAGGTGCTTTTAAGAATTGGGGTTATGAGCTAGCAGAGCGTGAATATGGAGATAAAGTATTCACCTGGGCAGAGTATGACCGTATTGTTGAAGCACAAGGAACAGATGCGGCGAACAAGGCACAGGCTGATGCAGAAGCTGCAGGTAAAATCATCGTTAAAGATTCTATCGCTGATATTTTCCTACAACAAATTCTTACTCGACCAGCTGAATTTGATGTAGTGGCTACGATGAACCTAAATGGAGATTATATCTCTGACGCTTTAGCTGCACAGGTTGGTGGAATTGGAATTGCTCCCGGAGCTAATATTAACTATGTAACAGGTCATGCTATTTTTGAAGCGACTCACGGAACGGCTCCAAAATATGCTGGCTTAGATAAAGTTAATCCATCCTCCGTATTACTTTCTGGAGAGCTACTTCTTCGTCACTTAGGATGGGATGAAGCAGCGGATAAAATCATGGCTTCCATTGAAAAAACAATTGCTTCTAAAGTAGTTACGTATGATTTCGCTCGTCTGATGGATGGCGCAACTGAAGTGAAATGCTCTGAGTTTGCAGATGAATTAATTAAAAACCTTTAA
- a CDS encoding enoyl-CoA hydratase, whose amino-acid sequence MLMGKKRALGQYVDQIQVGDSFHTESNIEDKDILIYLGLSDDANPVYIQHNYAVQTAYQKPIVPHVMLVGIVYSSINKHIPGPGSVVLSSQFEFPEVLYHYAKIDTHLDVIALHPKQNEVTFSVLIKDEQSRTVLRGKVKVAPPLPLKPLHENAFENF is encoded by the coding sequence ATGCTTATGGGAAAGAAGAGAGCGTTAGGACAATATGTAGATCAAATTCAGGTAGGAGACTCTTTTCATACGGAATCCAACATTGAAGATAAAGATATTTTGATTTACTTAGGGTTGTCAGATGATGCTAATCCTGTTTATATTCAACACAACTATGCCGTTCAAACTGCTTATCAAAAGCCTATTGTACCTCATGTTATGCTTGTGGGGATTGTTTATAGTAGTATTAATAAGCACATCCCAGGTCCAGGGAGTGTTGTGTTATCTAGTCAGTTTGAATTTCCTGAGGTTCTATATCATTATGCCAAGATTGACACTCATTTAGATGTAATCGCTCTACATCCTAAGCAAAATGAGGTTACATTTTCTGTGCTAATCAAGGATGAGCAAAGCCGAACCGTGCTTAGAGGAAAGGTTAAAGTAGCACCTCCTCTGCCTTTAAAGCCATTACATGAAAACGCGTTTGAAAATTTCTAA
- the pstA gene encoding phosphate ABC transporter permease PstA, whose amino-acid sequence MRAKQIDRVATVFFYLIAITIVGILVGLLGYIFVKGIPNLSWSFLTSAPEFMRAGGGVAPQLFNSFYILILTLLMVVPVGVGAGIYMSQYAPKNSVTDFLRTTIEVLSSIPSIVVGLFGLMLFVNMTGWGYTIIGGAMALAIFNLPLIVRVTEQALEAVPKDQTEASLALGVTKWETIWSVLLPAALPGIITGTILASGRIFGEAAALLYTSGMSSPSLDFTNWNPFELTSPLNIFRSGSTLSVHIWKINSEGLIPDAREIANGASALLVLAVLVFNLGARWLGKWIHKRLTSS is encoded by the coding sequence ATGAGGGCCAAGCAAATAGACCGGGTCGCTACCGTTTTCTTTTATTTGATTGCTATAACAATTGTAGGGATATTAGTCGGATTGTTAGGTTATATCTTTGTTAAAGGGATTCCAAACTTGAGCTGGAGCTTTCTTACGTCAGCCCCTGAATTTATGAGAGCAGGTGGAGGGGTTGCACCGCAATTATTCAATTCCTTCTATATCCTAATTCTCACTCTCCTGATGGTTGTTCCTGTTGGAGTAGGAGCAGGGATTTATATGTCACAATACGCACCTAAAAATTCTGTAACTGATTTTCTTAGAACAACGATTGAGGTTCTTTCATCGATTCCATCCATTGTGGTCGGTTTATTTGGTCTCATGCTATTTGTTAATATGACAGGTTGGGGATATACAATTATCGGTGGAGCCATGGCTTTAGCTATCTTTAATCTACCTTTAATTGTAAGGGTGACAGAGCAGGCTTTAGAGGCGGTACCTAAGGATCAGACAGAGGCTAGTCTTGCGTTAGGTGTAACCAAATGGGAAACGATCTGGTCGGTTTTATTGCCAGCCGCACTACCAGGAATTATTACCGGGACGATCTTAGCGTCAGGGAGAATTTTTGGAGAGGCAGCTGCTTTACTATATACATCAGGAATGAGCTCACCGTCCTTAGATTTTACAAATTGGAACCCTTTTGAACTCACTTCTCCTCTAAATATATTTAGATCCGGATCGACGTTATCGGTTCATATTTGGAAAATTAATAGTGAGGGACTGATTCCAGACGCAAGAGAAATAGCGAATGGTGCTTCTGCACTCCTTGTTCTAGCTGTCCTTGTCTTTAATTTGGGAGCAAGATGGTTAGGAAAATGGATCCATAAGCGTCTAACATCATCCTAA
- the pnpS gene encoding two-component system histidine kinase PnpS: MNKLFSRLTISIIVIIGLTLFFLGYFIWATVLHIVPDGGNYLLIGFSTAFVILSFLVYHFVRRALKPINEVSSLIKDLSEGHYWRRVHSVEADSLLYGLTSFTNNLAQHLQRTTERQFINENRFRALIRYMGSGLLFINQKGKIEITNEKVIDLLQWEENYHDVLYYEAPFPKQIINLIQETLMEDKEIKQHITLESDLNLIEVDLSIAPVNDVEGKIKGVIILFHDITNLKKLEKIRADFVANVSHELKTPLTSIKGFSETLLEGAMYSEEHLKKFLEIIRLESDRLHRLIQDLLHLSHIEQRKFQLKWEDVDIHNVIQNVLLLVDKKADEKHILIEADYDLSQAYIIKADSDRFQQMILNLVSNAIQYTPEQGKITISIQPWKNGKGYKVSVEDTGIGIKTSELPRIFERFYRIDKARSRSSGGTGLGLAIVKHLIEAHHGEIKVSSKEGQGSKFNLFLHIDPQTD; the protein is encoded by the coding sequence GTGAATAAACTCTTCAGCAGGCTAACCATCTCTATTATAGTGATTATTGGACTTACTTTGTTTTTTCTAGGCTATTTTATTTGGGCTACTGTACTTCATATTGTTCCTGATGGAGGTAATTATCTACTCATTGGGTTTAGTACTGCTTTTGTTATTCTTAGTTTTTTAGTTTATCATTTTGTCCGTAGGGCATTAAAGCCAATTAATGAGGTTAGCTCATTAATTAAAGACTTGAGTGAAGGGCATTACTGGCGGAGAGTTCACTCTGTGGAGGCCGATAGCTTACTATATGGCTTAACTAGCTTTACTAATAACCTTGCTCAGCACCTGCAAAGGACAACGGAGCGTCAATTTATTAATGAAAATCGCTTTCGAGCATTAATACGATACATGGGAAGCGGATTGCTTTTTATAAATCAAAAGGGCAAGATTGAGATTACGAATGAAAAAGTAATTGACTTACTACAATGGGAAGAAAATTATCATGACGTGCTTTATTATGAAGCGCCCTTCCCTAAGCAGATCATTAACTTGATTCAAGAAACATTGATGGAAGACAAGGAAATTAAGCAACATATTACGCTAGAGTCAGATCTGAATCTTATTGAGGTTGATTTGTCCATTGCGCCAGTAAATGATGTGGAAGGAAAAATTAAAGGGGTAATAATCTTATTTCATGATATTACAAATTTAAAAAAACTAGAGAAGATTCGAGCAGACTTTGTGGCTAACGTGTCTCATGAGCTAAAAACACCTCTTACCTCTATTAAAGGGTTTTCTGAAACATTACTGGAAGGTGCCATGTACTCAGAGGAGCACCTAAAAAAGTTCCTTGAGATTATCAGGCTGGAATCCGATCGTCTTCATCGTCTTATTCAGGATCTATTGCATCTTTCCCATATTGAGCAAAGAAAATTCCAGCTAAAGTGGGAGGATGTAGATATCCACAACGTTATTCAAAATGTTCTTCTACTAGTAGATAAAAAAGCAGATGAAAAGCACATCCTGATTGAAGCAGACTATGATTTAAGCCAAGCTTATATCATTAAAGCTGATAGTGATCGCTTTCAGCAAATGATTTTAAATTTAGTTAGTAACGCCATTCAATATACCCCTGAGCAGGGGAAGATCACCATCTCTATTCAACCCTGGAAGAACGGCAAGGGGTATAAAGTGAGTGTGGAGGACACAGGAATAGGAATAAAAACCTCAGAGCTACCACGTATTTTTGAACGCTTTTATCGAATTGATAAAGCCCGAAGTAGAAGTTCAGGTGGAACAGGACTAGGCCTTGCTATTGTTAAGCACTTAATTGAAGCACATCATGGAGAAATAAAAGTAAGTAGTAAAGAGGGGCAAGGGAGCAAATTTAATCTATTTCTGCATATTGATCCACAGACGGATTGA